A single region of the Lepeophtheirus salmonis chromosome 12, UVic_Lsal_1.4, whole genome shotgun sequence genome encodes:
- the TM9SF3 gene encoding transmembrane 9 superfamily member 3 isoform X2, which translates to MLNVGFLIVFLGCLVSLSMEDEHGHEYSVEEEVVLWMNTVGPYQNQQERYSFFSLPFCRGPLEDVSHYHETLGEALLGTELEFSGLEIRFRIPVANKEFCVLTSLKKSELKAFVYAVKNQYSYQMYLDDLPIVGIVGDVDDDNYYLWTHKKIEIGYNGNQIIDVNFTSENPVKLEKNIRLSFTYEVKWKKSPVLFKNRFDRYLDPGFFQHRIHWFSIFNSFMMVIFLVGLVVLILMRTLRKDYARYSKDDEIDEMERDLGDEYGWKQVHGDVFRPVAPFLLFTALIGTGCQLFFVVLFVILSATFSDLYLERGSLLSTIIFIYSTTSPINGFFGGSLYIRMGGKNWIRQMITSSLILPTCICTMAFFINMVSIYYQTSRAIPFATMLAILCIIIFIILPLTFVGTIVGRNLVGIPDFPCRINAVPRPIPEKKWYMEPVIIIFMGGILPFGSIFIEMYFVLTSFWAYKYYYVYGFMLLVFLILIVVTICVTIVCSYFLLNAEDYRWQWTSFSVGASTSGYLYLYSVYFFFFKTSKSKTLERKKGSQKK; encoded by the exons GTCCCTACCAGAATCAGCAAGAGaggtattcttttttttcccttccgTTTTGTAGAGGGCCTCTGGAAGATGTCTCACATTATCATGAAACATTGGGAGAAGCACTTTTAGGTACGGAACTCGAATTTTCTGGCTTGGAAATTCGTTTTCGAATTCCTGTGGCAAATAAAGAATTCTGTGTTTTGACGTCTTTAAAGAAAAGTGAGCTCAAGGCTTTTGTGTATGCCGTGAAGAATCAGTATTCCTATCAGATGTACCTAGATGATTTGCCAATTGTTG GCATTGTTGGAGATGTTGATGATGACAATTATTATCTCtggacacacaaaaaaattgaaataggcTACAACGGTAATCAG attattGACGTGAACTTTACTTCAGAAAACCCAGTgaagttggaaaaaaatattcggtTGAGTTTTACATATGAggtaaaatggaaaaaaagtccTGTATTATTCAAGAATCGTTTCGATCGATATTTAGATCCTGGCTTCTTTCAGCATCGA ATCCACtggttttcaatttttaactcATTTATGATGGTAATATTTTTGGTTGGACTTGTTGTATTGATTTTAATGCGTACACTCAGAAAAGATTATGCTCGTTATTCAAAAGATGATGAGATTGATGAAATGGAAAGGGATTTGGGGGATGAATATGGATGGAAACAA GTTCATGGAGATGTATTCCGTCCTGTTGctccatttcttttatttactgCCTTAATTGGGACAGGAtgccaattattttttgttgttctgTTTGTGATTTTATCTGCAACGTTTAGCGATTTATATCTGGa gcgTGGATCATTGCTGAGTactatcatatttatttattctacaacATCTCCTATTAATGGCTTCTTTGGTGGTAGTTTATATATTCGGATGGGTGGTAAAAACTGGATTCGTCAAATGATAACCTCTTCACTTATCCTTCCTACCTGTATCTGTACTATggcattttttatcaatatggtatcaatttattatcaaaCTTCTCGAGCAATTCCGTTCGCTACCATGCTAgcaatattatgtataattattttcattattctacCTTTAACATTTGTGGGTACAATAGTTGGTAGAAATTTGGTTGGAATTCCAGATTTTCCATGTAGAATCAACGCAGTTCCACGACCCATTCCAGAAAAAAAGTGGTACATGGAGcctgttataataatttttatgggtGGCATACTTCCTTTCGGGTCAATTTTCATcgaaat gtATTTTGTATTAACTTCTTTCTGGGCTTATAAATATTACTACGTCTACGGATTTAtgcttttggtttttttaatccttattgTTGTTACAATTTGTGTTACAATTGTATGCTCTTATTTTCTGCTAAATGCTGAAGATTATAGATG gcAGTGGACGAGTTTTTCTGTTGGTGCATCCACATCAGGCtatttatacctatattcagtatatttcttcttttttaagacaag caagtccaaaacgttggagaggaagaaaggttcccagaagaagtaa
- the TM9SF3 gene encoding transmembrane 9 superfamily member 3 isoform X4, producing the protein MLNVGFLIVFLGCLVSLSMEDEHGHEYSVEEEVVLWMNTVGPYQNQQERYSFFSLPFCRGPLEDVSHYHETLGEALLGTELEFSGLEIRFRIPVANKEFCVLTSLKKSELKAFVYAVKNQYSYQMYLDDLPIVGIVGDVDDDNYYLWTHKKIEIGYNGNQIIDVNFTSENPVKLEKNIRLSFTYEVKWKKSPVLFKNRFDRYLDPGFFQHRIHWFSIFNSFMMVIFLVGLVVLILMRTLRKDYARYSKDDEIDEMERDLGDEYGWKQVHGDVFRPVAPFLLFTALIGTGCQLFFVVLFVILSATFSDLYLERGSLLSTIIFIYSTTSPINGFFGGSLYIRMGGKNWIRQMITSSLILPTCICTMAFFINMVSIYYQTSRAIPFATMLAILCIIIFIILPLTFVGTIVGRNLVGIPDFPCRINAVPRPIPEKKWYMEPVIIIFMGGILPFGSIFIEMQWTSFSVGASTSGYLYLYSVYFFFFKTRMFGVFQTTFYFGYMALFCTCLGIMTGTLGYIGANFFVKKIYSNVKID; encoded by the exons GTCCCTACCAGAATCAGCAAGAGaggtattcttttttttcccttccgTTTTGTAGAGGGCCTCTGGAAGATGTCTCACATTATCATGAAACATTGGGAGAAGCACTTTTAGGTACGGAACTCGAATTTTCTGGCTTGGAAATTCGTTTTCGAATTCCTGTGGCAAATAAAGAATTCTGTGTTTTGACGTCTTTAAAGAAAAGTGAGCTCAAGGCTTTTGTGTATGCCGTGAAGAATCAGTATTCCTATCAGATGTACCTAGATGATTTGCCAATTGTTG GCATTGTTGGAGATGTTGATGATGACAATTATTATCTCtggacacacaaaaaaattgaaataggcTACAACGGTAATCAG attattGACGTGAACTTTACTTCAGAAAACCCAGTgaagttggaaaaaaatattcggtTGAGTTTTACATATGAggtaaaatggaaaaaaagtccTGTATTATTCAAGAATCGTTTCGATCGATATTTAGATCCTGGCTTCTTTCAGCATCGA ATCCACtggttttcaatttttaactcATTTATGATGGTAATATTTTTGGTTGGACTTGTTGTATTGATTTTAATGCGTACACTCAGAAAAGATTATGCTCGTTATTCAAAAGATGATGAGATTGATGAAATGGAAAGGGATTTGGGGGATGAATATGGATGGAAACAA GTTCATGGAGATGTATTCCGTCCTGTTGctccatttcttttatttactgCCTTAATTGGGACAGGAtgccaattattttttgttgttctgTTTGTGATTTTATCTGCAACGTTTAGCGATTTATATCTGGa gcgTGGATCATTGCTGAGTactatcatatttatttattctacaacATCTCCTATTAATGGCTTCTTTGGTGGTAGTTTATATATTCGGATGGGTGGTAAAAACTGGATTCGTCAAATGATAACCTCTTCACTTATCCTTCCTACCTGTATCTGTACTATggcattttttatcaatatggtatcaatttattatcaaaCTTCTCGAGCAATTCCGTTCGCTACCATGCTAgcaatattatgtataattattttcattattctacCTTTAACATTTGTGGGTACAATAGTTGGTAGAAATTTGGTTGGAATTCCAGATTTTCCATGTAGAATCAACGCAGTTCCACGACCCATTCCAGAAAAAAAGTGGTACATGGAGcctgttataataatttttatgggtGGCATACTTCCTTTCGGGTCAATTTTCATcgaaat gcAGTGGACGAGTTTTTCTGTTGGTGCATCCACATCAGGCtatttatacctatattcagtatatttcttcttttttaagacaag AATGTTTGGAGTCTTTCAAACAACATTTTACTTTGGATATATGGCTTTGTTTTGCACATGCCTTGGAATTATGACGGGTACTTTAGGATATATTGGTGctaacttttttgttaaaaagatttattccAACGTTAAGATtgattaa
- the TM9SF3 gene encoding transmembrane 9 superfamily member 3 isoform X3 — MLNVGFLIVFLGCLVSLSMEDEHGHEYSVEEEVVLWMNTVGPYQNQQERYSFFSLPFCRGPLEDVSHYHETLGEALLGTELEFSGLEIRFRIPVANKEFCVLTSLKKSELKAFVYAVKNQYSYQMYLDDLPIVGIVGDVDDDNYYLWTHKKIEIGYNGNQIIDVNFTSENPVKLEKNIRLSFTYEVKWKKSPVLFKNRFDRYLDPGFFQHRIHWFSIFNSFMMVIFLVGLVVLILMRTLRKDYARYSKDDEIDEMERDLGDEYGWKQVHGDVFRPVAPFLLFTALIGTGCQLFFVVLFVILSATFSDLYLERGSLLSTIIFIYSTTSPINGFFGGSLYIRMGGKNWIRQMITSSLILPTCICTMAFFINMVSIYYQTSRAIPFATMLAILCIIIFIILPLTFVGTIVGRNLVGIPDFPCRINAVPRPIPEKKWYMEPVIIIFMGGILPFGSIFIEMYFVLTSFWAYKYYYVYGFMLLVFLILIVVTICVTIVCSYFLLNAEDYRWQWTSFSVGASTSGYLYLYSVYFFFFKTS, encoded by the exons GTCCCTACCAGAATCAGCAAGAGaggtattcttttttttcccttccgTTTTGTAGAGGGCCTCTGGAAGATGTCTCACATTATCATGAAACATTGGGAGAAGCACTTTTAGGTACGGAACTCGAATTTTCTGGCTTGGAAATTCGTTTTCGAATTCCTGTGGCAAATAAAGAATTCTGTGTTTTGACGTCTTTAAAGAAAAGTGAGCTCAAGGCTTTTGTGTATGCCGTGAAGAATCAGTATTCCTATCAGATGTACCTAGATGATTTGCCAATTGTTG GCATTGTTGGAGATGTTGATGATGACAATTATTATCTCtggacacacaaaaaaattgaaataggcTACAACGGTAATCAG attattGACGTGAACTTTACTTCAGAAAACCCAGTgaagttggaaaaaaatattcggtTGAGTTTTACATATGAggtaaaatggaaaaaaagtccTGTATTATTCAAGAATCGTTTCGATCGATATTTAGATCCTGGCTTCTTTCAGCATCGA ATCCACtggttttcaatttttaactcATTTATGATGGTAATATTTTTGGTTGGACTTGTTGTATTGATTTTAATGCGTACACTCAGAAAAGATTATGCTCGTTATTCAAAAGATGATGAGATTGATGAAATGGAAAGGGATTTGGGGGATGAATATGGATGGAAACAA GTTCATGGAGATGTATTCCGTCCTGTTGctccatttcttttatttactgCCTTAATTGGGACAGGAtgccaattattttttgttgttctgTTTGTGATTTTATCTGCAACGTTTAGCGATTTATATCTGGa gcgTGGATCATTGCTGAGTactatcatatttatttattctacaacATCTCCTATTAATGGCTTCTTTGGTGGTAGTTTATATATTCGGATGGGTGGTAAAAACTGGATTCGTCAAATGATAACCTCTTCACTTATCCTTCCTACCTGTATCTGTACTATggcattttttatcaatatggtatcaatttattatcaaaCTTCTCGAGCAATTCCGTTCGCTACCATGCTAgcaatattatgtataattattttcattattctacCTTTAACATTTGTGGGTACAATAGTTGGTAGAAATTTGGTTGGAATTCCAGATTTTCCATGTAGAATCAACGCAGTTCCACGACCCATTCCAGAAAAAAAGTGGTACATGGAGcctgttataataatttttatgggtGGCATACTTCCTTTCGGGTCAATTTTCATcgaaat gtATTTTGTATTAACTTCTTTCTGGGCTTATAAATATTACTACGTCTACGGATTTAtgcttttggtttttttaatccttattgTTGTTACAATTTGTGTTACAATTGTATGCTCTTATTTTCTGCTAAATGCTGAAGATTATAGATG gcAGTGGACGAGTTTTTCTGTTGGTGCATCCACATCAGGCtatttatacctatattcagtatatttcttcttttttaagacaag TTAG
- the TM9SF3 gene encoding transmembrane 9 superfamily member 3 isoform X5: protein MLNVGFLIVFLGCLVSLSMEDEHGHEYSVEEEVVLWMNTVGPYQNQQERYSFFSLPFCRGPLEDVSHYHETLGEALLGTELEFSGLEIRFRIPVANKEFCVLTSLKKSELKAFVYAVKNQYSYQMYLDDLPIVGIVGDVDDDNYYLWTHKKIEIGYNGNQIIDVNFTSENPVKLEKNIRLSFTYEVKWKKSPVLFKNRFDRYLDPGFFQHRIHWFSIFNSFMMVIFLVGLVVLILMRTLRKDYARYSKDDEIDEMERDLGDEYGWKQVHGDVFRPVAPFLLFTALIGTGCQLFFVVLFVILSATFSDLYLERGSLLSTIIFIYSTTSPINGFFGGSLYIRMGGKNWIRQMITSSLILPTCICTMAFFINMVSIYYQTSRAIPFATMLAILCIIIFIILPLTFVGTIVGRNLVGIPDFPCRINAVPRPIPEKKWYMEPVIIIFMGGILPFGSIFIEMQWTSFSVGASTSGYLYLYSVYFFFFKTSKSKTLERKKGSQKK, encoded by the exons GTCCCTACCAGAATCAGCAAGAGaggtattcttttttttcccttccgTTTTGTAGAGGGCCTCTGGAAGATGTCTCACATTATCATGAAACATTGGGAGAAGCACTTTTAGGTACGGAACTCGAATTTTCTGGCTTGGAAATTCGTTTTCGAATTCCTGTGGCAAATAAAGAATTCTGTGTTTTGACGTCTTTAAAGAAAAGTGAGCTCAAGGCTTTTGTGTATGCCGTGAAGAATCAGTATTCCTATCAGATGTACCTAGATGATTTGCCAATTGTTG GCATTGTTGGAGATGTTGATGATGACAATTATTATCTCtggacacacaaaaaaattgaaataggcTACAACGGTAATCAG attattGACGTGAACTTTACTTCAGAAAACCCAGTgaagttggaaaaaaatattcggtTGAGTTTTACATATGAggtaaaatggaaaaaaagtccTGTATTATTCAAGAATCGTTTCGATCGATATTTAGATCCTGGCTTCTTTCAGCATCGA ATCCACtggttttcaatttttaactcATTTATGATGGTAATATTTTTGGTTGGACTTGTTGTATTGATTTTAATGCGTACACTCAGAAAAGATTATGCTCGTTATTCAAAAGATGATGAGATTGATGAAATGGAAAGGGATTTGGGGGATGAATATGGATGGAAACAA GTTCATGGAGATGTATTCCGTCCTGTTGctccatttcttttatttactgCCTTAATTGGGACAGGAtgccaattattttttgttgttctgTTTGTGATTTTATCTGCAACGTTTAGCGATTTATATCTGGa gcgTGGATCATTGCTGAGTactatcatatttatttattctacaacATCTCCTATTAATGGCTTCTTTGGTGGTAGTTTATATATTCGGATGGGTGGTAAAAACTGGATTCGTCAAATGATAACCTCTTCACTTATCCTTCCTACCTGTATCTGTACTATggcattttttatcaatatggtatcaatttattatcaaaCTTCTCGAGCAATTCCGTTCGCTACCATGCTAgcaatattatgtataattattttcattattctacCTTTAACATTTGTGGGTACAATAGTTGGTAGAAATTTGGTTGGAATTCCAGATTTTCCATGTAGAATCAACGCAGTTCCACGACCCATTCCAGAAAAAAAGTGGTACATGGAGcctgttataataatttttatgggtGGCATACTTCCTTTCGGGTCAATTTTCATcgaaat gcAGTGGACGAGTTTTTCTGTTGGTGCATCCACATCAGGCtatttatacctatattcagtatatttcttcttttttaagacaag caagtccaaaacgttggagaggaagaaaggttcccagaagaagtaa
- the TM9SF3 gene encoding transmembrane 9 superfamily member 3 isoform X1: protein MLNVGFLIVFLGCLVSLSMEDEHGHEYSVEEEVVLWMNTVGPYQNQQERYSFFSLPFCRGPLEDVSHYHETLGEALLGTELEFSGLEIRFRIPVANKEFCVLTSLKKSELKAFVYAVKNQYSYQMYLDDLPIVGIVGDVDDDNYYLWTHKKIEIGYNGNQIIDVNFTSENPVKLEKNIRLSFTYEVKWKKSPVLFKNRFDRYLDPGFFQHRIHWFSIFNSFMMVIFLVGLVVLILMRTLRKDYARYSKDDEIDEMERDLGDEYGWKQVHGDVFRPVAPFLLFTALIGTGCQLFFVVLFVILSATFSDLYLERGSLLSTIIFIYSTTSPINGFFGGSLYIRMGGKNWIRQMITSSLILPTCICTMAFFINMVSIYYQTSRAIPFATMLAILCIIIFIILPLTFVGTIVGRNLVGIPDFPCRINAVPRPIPEKKWYMEPVIIIFMGGILPFGSIFIEMYFVLTSFWAYKYYYVYGFMLLVFLILIVVTICVTIVCSYFLLNAEDYRWQWTSFSVGASTSGYLYLYSVYFFFFKTRMFGVFQTTFYFGYMALFCTCLGIMTGTLGYIGANFFVKKIYSNVKID, encoded by the exons GTCCCTACCAGAATCAGCAAGAGaggtattcttttttttcccttccgTTTTGTAGAGGGCCTCTGGAAGATGTCTCACATTATCATGAAACATTGGGAGAAGCACTTTTAGGTACGGAACTCGAATTTTCTGGCTTGGAAATTCGTTTTCGAATTCCTGTGGCAAATAAAGAATTCTGTGTTTTGACGTCTTTAAAGAAAAGTGAGCTCAAGGCTTTTGTGTATGCCGTGAAGAATCAGTATTCCTATCAGATGTACCTAGATGATTTGCCAATTGTTG GCATTGTTGGAGATGTTGATGATGACAATTATTATCTCtggacacacaaaaaaattgaaataggcTACAACGGTAATCAG attattGACGTGAACTTTACTTCAGAAAACCCAGTgaagttggaaaaaaatattcggtTGAGTTTTACATATGAggtaaaatggaaaaaaagtccTGTATTATTCAAGAATCGTTTCGATCGATATTTAGATCCTGGCTTCTTTCAGCATCGA ATCCACtggttttcaatttttaactcATTTATGATGGTAATATTTTTGGTTGGACTTGTTGTATTGATTTTAATGCGTACACTCAGAAAAGATTATGCTCGTTATTCAAAAGATGATGAGATTGATGAAATGGAAAGGGATTTGGGGGATGAATATGGATGGAAACAA GTTCATGGAGATGTATTCCGTCCTGTTGctccatttcttttatttactgCCTTAATTGGGACAGGAtgccaattattttttgttgttctgTTTGTGATTTTATCTGCAACGTTTAGCGATTTATATCTGGa gcgTGGATCATTGCTGAGTactatcatatttatttattctacaacATCTCCTATTAATGGCTTCTTTGGTGGTAGTTTATATATTCGGATGGGTGGTAAAAACTGGATTCGTCAAATGATAACCTCTTCACTTATCCTTCCTACCTGTATCTGTACTATggcattttttatcaatatggtatcaatttattatcaaaCTTCTCGAGCAATTCCGTTCGCTACCATGCTAgcaatattatgtataattattttcattattctacCTTTAACATTTGTGGGTACAATAGTTGGTAGAAATTTGGTTGGAATTCCAGATTTTCCATGTAGAATCAACGCAGTTCCACGACCCATTCCAGAAAAAAAGTGGTACATGGAGcctgttataataatttttatgggtGGCATACTTCCTTTCGGGTCAATTTTCATcgaaat gtATTTTGTATTAACTTCTTTCTGGGCTTATAAATATTACTACGTCTACGGATTTAtgcttttggtttttttaatccttattgTTGTTACAATTTGTGTTACAATTGTATGCTCTTATTTTCTGCTAAATGCTGAAGATTATAGATG gcAGTGGACGAGTTTTTCTGTTGGTGCATCCACATCAGGCtatttatacctatattcagtatatttcttcttttttaagacaag AATGTTTGGAGTCTTTCAAACAACATTTTACTTTGGATATATGGCTTTGTTTTGCACATGCCTTGGAATTATGACGGGTACTTTAGGATATATTGGTGctaacttttttgttaaaaagatttattccAACGTTAAGATtgattaa